One region of Rhineura floridana isolate rRhiFlo1 chromosome 20, rRhiFlo1.hap2, whole genome shotgun sequence genomic DNA includes:
- the LOC133373953 gene encoding uncharacterized protein LOC133373953, which translates to MPNYGCPPEVDITSISSEYNMLTFQVKYGTTQPKMAERPKFCVGIGEPSCYAWLKDKLGAQKPIQDKVTQATQTRKTWGGFKHRNTKRGDGWDGNTFVALMEETAPEKGTCYVCAHTPPHGQAGVPLTGAPLPLNDYLSFASHSSSQELEGGLVLSGPIARSVCVGSGSQPAGGMLCDGLIYSTKPGNWSFINETRKAAGLTWLSIWQHLLHLTFADHHLVPFLTDLVDHQTPAGLWWLCGHSAVRKLPVTGSWTCTLGRVVPRLRVSSTLPTLRRRNKRSAGEAVLRGFFPQYGAAKTYQELIELSQAFERFMNDSAIAFSDLTNEQGHNRQ; encoded by the coding sequence ATGCCTAATTACGGCTGCCCTCCAGAGGTAGACATAACATCTATAAGTTCagaatataacatgcttactttccaggttaaatatggaacaacccagcccaagatggcagaaagaccaaagttttgtgtaggtattggagaaccatcatgttatgcatggctaaaagataaactgggcgctcagaaacccatacaagacaaggtgacacaagctacacaaaccaggaaaacatggggcgggttcaaacatagaaacactaaaagaggcgatgggtgggacggaaatacttttgttgccttaatggaagaaacagctccggaaaagggcacctgttatgtttgtgcacacaccccaccgcacggacaggcgggagtccccttgacgggggccccattgccgttaaatgactatctctccttcgcctcacattccagctcacaggaactagaaggggggttggttcttagtgggcccatcgctagatcagtatgcgtaggcagcggaagccagccagcgggagggatgttatgcgatggcttaatttactctacaaaaccaggtaattggtcttttataaatgaaacacgaaaagcagcgggtttaacgtggctttctatttggcagcatttgctacacctgacttttgcggaccaccatttagtacctttccttacagatctagtggatcatcaaaccccagctggactctggtggctttgtgggcactcagcggtaaggaaattaccagtaacgggctcctggacctgtactttgggaagggtagttccaagactccgggtttcctccacgttgcctactctgcgtcgccgtaacaaaagaagcgcaggggaggcagtgctgagaggtttctttccacagtatggcgcagccaaaacataccaggagctcatagaattgtctcaagcgtttgagcgttttatgaatgattcggccattgccttttcggatctcaccaACGAACAAGGGCATAACAGACAGTAA